The Dermacentor silvarum isolate Dsil-2018 chromosome 7, BIME_Dsil_1.4, whole genome shotgun sequence genomic sequence ttaggaaatttgcaggcgaaagttgaaatcatctagcgcaagacaggggaaagtGGACatcacagggaaaggccttcggCCTGCAATGGACATGAATaagctgattatgatgatgatgatatgctgTTGGATTcttctggctaaagcaaggaaattgcatattatacaaagtgcttgctccccccccccccccccccccctgggagagatcctgggtgcactactggatccacgccgctctcttactgtctcttagcgttagacctcacattttattgtgataacaattatatggacactccaaagcagatttctgccgtcgccgtcgctgtcgccgtgaggttccgtatgacgtcaacagcgatgaaatcgtcgccgcggtccggacgctgtatgtgcgagtgaaagggggcgccggacgcgcgctttcacagggagcgaacgcacgtcggagagcaaacgcgcgttctgcgccgtgctccttgaagggctgcagaataaagcatctctttcctcctttccatatatagggagcaaacgcaactttttccatCGCGAGAAAGGCtgttgggggacgggagggagggaggggaggcgacgtttagctgcggcaccaaatacgtatttatataaaaacgccgcgcgcgttcggtgcgaacgcgggcaaaacgccgacgtcgtcgacaacagttctgcacgttgctggtgctgctgcatgtccaagtttatacagctgataaaactactatccttactccgtatagctctctactaatttgctatcgcaattggtgcttcacctttcgggtgaaactgcgacaaatgttttcgttccatcgctcattgtgcggtccttaacttgttttcttcttctttctggggttttacgtgccaaaaccagttctgattatgaggcacgccgtagtggagggctccggaataatttcgaccacctggggttctttaacgtgcactacaacgcaagcacacgggcgtttttgcatttcgcctccatcgaaatgcggccgccggggccgggattcgatcccgcgacctcgggctcagcagcgcaacgccttagctgactgagccaccccggtgggtggtccttaacttgttctcgagcttctttgttaacctccaagtttcttccccataagttagcaccggtagaatgtaatgattctacacttttctattcagcgacagtggtaagcttccagtcaggatttgagaATGCCTGCAGTAtacactccaacacaattttgctcttctgtaaatttccttctcatgatcagggtcccctgtaagtaattgacctaggtaaacgtgctcctttacagactgtagaggctgactggcaatcctgaattcttgtttccttgccaggctactgaacattatctttgtcttctgcatattaatcttattaatcttcaaccccactcttacactttctcggttaaggtcctcagttatttgttgtaattggtcccattgttgctgaagaggacagtgtcatctgcaaaccgaaggttgctgagatattcgccgttgatcttcactcctaagccttcccagtctaagagcttgaatacttcttctaagcatgcagtgaatagcattggagagattgtgtctccttgcctgacccctttcttgataagtaactttctacttttcttgtggagaaccaaggtagctgtggaatccttgtaggtgtttgctaagatattcacgtatgcctcctgtactccttgattacgcaatgcctctatgactgctggtatctctatgactgctggtatgaaagtcatataaagaggttgattatactccgcagatttctcgattacctgattgatgacatggatatgaaacatcgtagaatatcccttcctgaagccagcctgttctcttggttggctgaaatcaaatgttgccctgattctatttgaaattaccttagTGGATATTTCACACAATACTGAGagaaagctaatgggtctatatttcttcaattctttaacgtctccctttttatggttaagtataatgctggcgttcttccagctctctggtacacttgaagttgtgaggcatttcgtataaaggacCGCGAGCTTTTCAAccatgatgtctcctccatctttcattaaatctacggttattccatcttctccagcagattttcccctggtcacgtctttcaagacccttctaacttcatcactagttatagaacgagcctctgtatcctgttcatcactacttcgaatgaaagtagcttggctgctctggtcactatacaggtcagtatagaattcttccgctgcttttactatgtcatcgaaattgcttatgatattaccctgcttatctttcagtgcatacattttgccttgtcctatgccaagttttctgctcactgatttcatgctgcgtccatattttactgcttcctcaatcttttccaagTTATAATTTCTAacattccttactttcttcttgttgatcagttttgacagttcagcgaattctatcagacctctcgagtttgacacgttcatattttgccgtttctttattaggtcctttgttactcgggagagcttccctactggttgccttggtgccttacctcccacttcaatcgctgcttctgagatcagcctagttgcggtttcattcattacctctatgttgtcttcatcttcctgttctaaagctgcatatttgtttgagagcaccagcctaaattggtctgcttttacccttactgcgtgtaggttggcctgtttcttcttgactatattaattctttctctcttcaaattgagagaaatcctagacctcactaacctatagtCACTGCACTTTGCTCTACCTCATACTTTTCCATCcggcactatgctgggatcggtatgtatatatgtatggcATGCATTATATTCACACCTGTTCGCGCCACTGCCGTATTTAAGTTAGAAATTATCAACTTCAGGGCGTCAATAATCTCCTGCAGCATGGCCTTGGTGGCAGAGTCCGATAGGGATGTCTCGGCGCATTGTCGTCGTTTCGTTCTGACATGGCTTGCATTGCTTGCTTGACGCAGTTTCTCTAGAAGATAAACCGAGGTCGATTTCGCCACCTCCCGCTGGAACTGCGCAGTTGGTGCATAAATCACGTGGCATTCAGCATGTATTAGGGTAGGTAAGCTTAAACTAACAAAATATCTATTATAATTGAATTCAAGATGAGTACATACATCTTGTGATTAAGCTTCGAGATGGGCCTCATTTAGGTCCACGTTTCAAcgaaaaaaaggggaaaataaacaaattaaaaaTAATAAGACAGACGAGAAAGGCAGGAATTATAAATTTAACATCGTAATTTGGTAAGCAATTTTCAAAGCGACTTTTTGTAGATGCCGCATATTCCTGCGGGTGTCACCCAGCACGAGTGGTGTGGCTTTTGTGACTTTTACAAAGGCTGGTAGACCAACCGACACATTACAAAGTACGTCGTGTCCTCTTTCCTCCTTCTCCGAGCAGATTTTGATGGAGAGAAAGGAGGAAATGTCAGCATGGTAGAGCGTGTCTCGAGCCTGCTATACTCCTCTCTGGGTTAAGTGGTAGAGCACTTAGTAGAgcaactggaacgtcaatgcattttcccgcaaagttcgggaattaatatctcgaaactggtgtcaacctgagaattaatttcaagtggatccgccttgcgaactccacggctacaatttgtacattgcaatatgggccatcaggtaattagtgaaaaacttagtgaatttttgttaatgattcgattatgcctttcaatttcttgtgaaagtaatgtccgcctcttcgagtagaccagctcatgaactagaattgggctatctgccacaggcatccttaaaaaagattttgaaagtgttcgctgaaacaccctgtatatatatatatatatatatatatatatatatatatatatatatatatatatatatatatatatactcccgatacagctttctgttgctcaatacgtgctacataaaagtgtttttcccagcgtgaaagacgcccgcgaatacacgcaaagtgcctcgagcgaccagtcgcgtggcaattctgtgtgtattcgcgggctcctttcacgctcggaaaaacacatgtatgtggcacgtattgagcaacagaaagctgtatcgggagtttttcatgtcgctctacaattttctcattgacactttgataattaaggcagtacttctcaagttcgataattaattacaattagatAATCAAatatcagcaacgaaaaaattactggcggctactccactgtactggaaacgatacgcactaggtttgcttcgcgtaacgccattcctgttgttttaaatcgtgctgcgtgatagctgggagaccctgtatatatatatatatatatatatatatatatatatatatatatacgaggcaAGAAGGAAAACCGAGGGTTTTTGTTAATCACGACCGTATCAAGCCGTGACTGTATCTTTTCGTCATGACCATGGCGAAAATTACTGGCCGCCGGTGGTAGCCGAACCCACAACCGCATTTCGCGTGCGTCGCATTACTGCCAATTGTGTCACGACGACCATCGCCAATTTACCCCGATGCTCTCATTGGCTTCATTGTCCATTGGCTTTATACGATCGTGATTAAGAGAAATCGAGCCGCTATGTTTTCCTTCTCTCGTTAATTCATAGCGAATATCTCGAATCtcgcagccttgatgtcattaggtagcatatatacgaggttttttttttttttttagctacgtGCCTGCTCATAAATTCACGTGTTCCGTGACACCATCGgccaaaaaggatgttccacacccgcccaccatggctctgagtggcgctTGCTAACACTCTCAGGACTatatctagtaaacataaatacccaagctAGTGGACGAATtagtagccgtcgccgtagcacaattgttagtgcaacgcacgcgtaatgccaaCGTTGAGAGTTCACCCACCACCAGCGTCAAGTTACCTTTTCCTCCACTTTCATGTTCCTTTTCTTTGTTACTTTCTACATTTGAAGATTAGCTACCGCCAATTTCCTTGATGATTTTCTTGGCttatctgttggctttatatggtcattatacacgcacacacacacgttttTCTAAGCTATCCTACATATCCCCTCTCTACCATGTGACTGGCTTCCCACACGTTACACATGTGTACATTTATTAGACTTTGCCACACTTAATGCTAAAGCATTAAAAATGTCTAAGCACAGACAGTTGATTCGTAGGCTGACAAGGCGAGACACGATTACTCAACCGCTGGTAACTATTCTGTTTAAGTGACTTCCTCCTTGATAATGTTTAGGAACTAGATCGTCTGCGTAACAGCCACCGTTATCCTGCGCAGAATCATTCAGACGAGTCTCCATCTGCATCAGTCTTCCTCCCTGTAGATTGCAAGCACTATTGCTATCTCGTACACTATTTTATCCAAACAAATGTTTGGCAACTTCGAATAGCGGATCCGCGAAtctaatacgaatcgaatagcaaatATTATAGGTGCGATttgtattcgaaatttcgaatattcgcacaccatTAGCTATGGGTCTCCTGTCAGGATAACCATATCCACCAAAACCACTAATGGAACACATATAGGAAATATGGTTTAAAACAAAATTGTTTTGCCGAAGACTGTTCCTCGAACTTGCACCAATATATATCTAGTTTTCTTTCTCGTTCGAGAGGCTGTGGGCCGTGCCTTAGGGCAGAAAAATTACCCAATGATTGTCAAATGATGACGGTGACGTATTTCTACGCGAGTGTCGCGCTTCGTTCAGGCGACAGTGTCACAAATTGATATGCACATAAGCAAAAGGAAAAATGAGCAAGAGTCCGAATACACCAAGTAAAACATACATTTGTCACACTTCGCGTGACTGTTTCGTCTTCACGCGTCATTACGCCATCTATACAACTATCCCATATAATCCATGCACCAGAAGTCACGTCTGGTCTTTGCAGTTGCAAACCTTCTGCCAAGAACTCTTCTCCAGGCAAGCAGTCTTGTTCGCGTAACTGTCAGTGCGGTCGACAAAGTCGACGTGCTTCTCCCAGGACGAGGCGTTGCGAACGCCGCCGTAGACGTCGAAATAGGCTTCGGGCAGCGTTTTAAGTGAGACGCGGATCAGCACCTTGCCCGCCACGCTGCCTCCGAAAACAGTTGCTCCATTAACGCTATCCAAACTCCATGTGGCACACTTGCCTGGAAAATGGGCCTCCGCCAGAGCGTTCATATGGGCTACGGCGAAGAGCGCGAAGGACTGGCTCATCGACGCGTCGTCGAGCTTCTTCTCCGTACCGATGCAGGCGCAGAAGGCTTGCGGTACAAAGGCGTCTTCGCAAGTCCTTTCCGGTGGAACTGGCCCGAACAGGCTTAAACCCTTGTTCGACGGCAGCGCGCTTAATTTTGGCAGAGAGGCGATGCTCAGAAGCGTCGCGTGGAAATCGTACGTGGTCACCAGGCGGCGCTGGTTGACCTCCAGAAACACGGCGACTTCGGGGTGTTCGCTGAGGAAGCGTCGAGGGAAGACCCAAAGACCGAAGGGCGTCTTGTCTTCGTGCCGGCCTATCTCTGTCATGCGGAAGGCCCCCTGCCGCATACCGTGATCGCTGAGGAACAGCACGGCTGTGCTGTCCATAACGCCACTAGCCGAGAGTTCCTTGAAGAACCGCTCCAACGGTGCGTCCATGTACGCTACGTGGTCGACGCTGTCGTGTGACATGTACGACAGCCACACGTAAGCAAACAGCCTCCGATCCTTGTGAAACTTGAGTATGTCAGCGACGTACCTTAGCACTTCCTTCGTCTTCAGACGGCCACCCATGCACCTGACGGGGTCCGAGGTGTTTTTATCCATCAGGAGCATCATGGGATGCGTGTAGTAATCGGTAGGCGCCTCTTTGAAGCCGTAGGCGCCCGCGAAGATGCCCCAGTCAGGCATTTCCTCGAGATACAACGTCGCGTAGCCGAGCGACTTGTACACCTTCCAGATGGCCGGCAGACTGTCGTAGTGATTGTTCCTGAACAGGCTGGTCACGTCCGCGCTCGACAGGCCCGTCAGCAGCGGAATGAGGTTTGGAAACGAGTTGAGGCCGACTTTGTTGTACACGAGGAACTCGTAGGCGCCGCGTTCGTCGACCAGAAGCCGGCGAGTCCTGGACATTCGCCGGTGGAAGTTGAGCCGTGACGTCGAGTCAACGCCCAGGATGAGAACGTTGAGCTGGCCCCGCGAACGCGCTTCGCCGGCGTCTCGCTTATCGACTGGAA encodes the following:
- the LOC119458627 gene encoding uncharacterized protein LOC119458627; the encoded protein is MGLFGILHWAALTRRQTFFYIVSWFITSITLLILELKYLPQVFREMDLLWSGFVFHTPGCKMPFYDPYHWTIKHSALKTTYNYDNYCAYATRPNAVRQALDVFTLDENVLEGHYNASVNETDCYYQVVLRNMTASVPDVEPVLGPRVRVVFGRPLRQEYIRISCEANGEPLFSDCFFVPVDKRDAGEARSRGQLNVLILGVDSTSRLNFHRRMSRTRRLLVDERGAYEFLVYNKVGLNSFPNLIPLLTGLSSADVTSLFRNNHYDSLPAIWKVYKSLGYATLYLEEMPDWGIFAGAYGFKEAPTDYYTHPMMLLMDKNTSDPVRCMGGRLKTKEVLRYVADILKFHKDRRLFAYVWLSYMSHDSVDHVAYMDAPLERFFKELSASGVMDSTAVLFLSDHGMRQGAFRMTEIGRHEDKTPFGLWVFPRRFLSEHPEVAVFLEVNQRRLVTTYDFHATLLSIASLPKLSALPSNKGLSLFGPVPPERTCEDAFVPQAFCACIGTEKKLDDASMSQSFALFAVAHMNALAEAHFPGKCATWSLDSVNGATVFGGSVAGKVLIRVSLKTLPEAYFDVYGGVRNASSWEKHVDFVDRTDSYANKTACLEKSSWQKVCNCKDQT